One window from the genome of Lysobacter helvus encodes:
- a CDS encoding MBL fold metallo-hydrolase: MRIHHLNCIASGASRGRIGAFALHCLLVETHEGLLLIDTGLGLGDVADPQQRLSDAFLSTLKPGLNPDMTAIRQIERMGFRASDVRDIVLTHLDCDQAGGLDDFPRARVHMLAAERDHAIAQKSWLDRQRYRPQQWSTQNRWMAHEPSFGAGWMGFECARDLPCLPPELLLVPLPGHTPGHAGVALRCDGQWLLHAGDAFFDPRELDAKPQARLALRMYERLLDTDHATRLATQQRLRDLHRTHPQIEIFCTHDIEAFERLSGRRADEQVPAAHEAWRDKIVRRPVVEAPISAPHGVPGLEVADFTGDADTPPPRVPAFGDRDARTRR; the protein is encoded by the coding sequence ATGCGGATCCACCATCTGAACTGCATCGCCAGCGGCGCCTCGCGCGGCCGCATCGGCGCATTCGCCCTGCACTGCCTCCTCGTGGAGACGCACGAAGGGCTGTTGCTCATCGATACGGGCCTGGGACTGGGCGACGTCGCCGATCCGCAGCAGCGCCTGAGCGATGCCTTCCTCAGCACGCTCAAGCCCGGCTTGAACCCGGACATGACCGCGATCCGCCAGATCGAACGCATGGGCTTCCGTGCCTCCGACGTGCGCGACATCGTGCTGACGCACCTGGATTGCGACCAGGCCGGCGGCCTGGATGACTTCCCGCGCGCGCGCGTCCACATGCTGGCGGCCGAACGCGACCACGCGATCGCGCAGAAGAGCTGGCTGGATCGCCAGCGCTATCGCCCGCAGCAGTGGTCCACGCAGAACCGCTGGATGGCGCACGAGCCCAGCTTCGGCGCCGGCTGGATGGGCTTCGAATGCGCGCGCGACCTGCCGTGCCTGCCGCCCGAACTGCTGCTGGTTCCCCTGCCCGGCCACACGCCCGGACATGCGGGCGTCGCGCTGCGGTGCGACGGGCAATGGTTGCTGCACGCGGGCGATGCGTTCTTCGATCCGCGCGAACTCGATGCGAAACCGCAGGCGCGCCTGGCGCTGCGCATGTACGAGCGCCTGCTCGACACCGACCACGCGACGCGCCTGGCCACGCAGCAACGGCTGCGCGACCTGCATCGCACGCATCCGCAGATCGAGATCTTCTGCACGCACGACATCGAGGCCTTCGAACGCCTGTCCGGTCGCCGCGCCGACGAACAGGTGCCCGCCGCGCACGAAGCCTGGCGCGACAAGATCGTGCGCCGTCCCGTGGTCGAAGCGCCGATCTCCGCGCCGCACGGCGTGCCGGGCCTGGAAGTGGCCGACTTCACCGGCGACGCGGACACGCCGCCGCCGCGCGTGCCCGCGTTCGGCGACCGCGACGCGCGCACGAGGCGCTGA
- a CDS encoding DUF72 domain-containing protein has product MATTDVRIGCAGWSIASRHAALFGEGDSALARYATRFSVVEINSTFYRPHKPETFVRWAATVPRAFRFSVKLPKAITHEARLVRCGPLIAQFADEVSGLGAKLGGVLVQLPPSLAFDARVAGAFFTQLRKGFDVPIACEPRHASWFAPGVDRVWDRFEVARVAADPPQPEGAGEPGGAGRWHYWRLHGSPRMYYSAYDDARLAEIATQLKMHARRGRPAWCLFDNTAHSHALVDALRLQALVIPA; this is encoded by the coding sequence GTGGCGACGACCGACGTTCGCATCGGATGCGCCGGTTGGTCGATCGCCTCGCGCCATGCGGCGTTGTTCGGCGAGGGCGACAGCGCGTTGGCACGCTATGCCACGCGCTTTTCGGTCGTGGAGATCAACTCGACGTTCTACCGGCCGCACAAGCCGGAGACGTTCGTGCGCTGGGCCGCGACGGTGCCGCGCGCGTTCCGGTTTTCGGTGAAGCTGCCGAAGGCGATCACGCACGAGGCGCGGCTGGTGCGCTGCGGGCCGTTGATCGCGCAGTTCGCCGACGAAGTGTCCGGCCTCGGCGCGAAGCTGGGCGGCGTGCTGGTGCAGCTGCCGCCGTCGCTCGCGTTCGATGCGCGCGTGGCCGGCGCGTTCTTCACGCAACTGCGGAAGGGGTTCGATGTGCCGATCGCGTGCGAGCCGCGGCATGCGAGCTGGTTCGCGCCCGGCGTGGATCGGGTGTGGGATCGGTTCGAGGTTGCGCGCGTGGCGGCAGATCCACCGCAGCCAGAGGGTGCGGGCGAACCAGGCGGGGCAGGGCGCTGGCATTACTGGCGCCTGCATGGGTCGCCGCGGATGTATTACAGCGCGTACGACGATGCGCGGTTGGCGGAGATCGCGACCCAACTGAAGATGCATGCGCGCCGCGGCCGGCCGGCGTGGTGCCTCTTCGACAACACCGCGCATTCGCATGCCCTGGTGGACGCCTTGCGTTTGCAGGCGCTCGTCATTCCCGCGTAG
- a CDS encoding right-handed parallel beta-helix repeat-containing protein produces MNTNTLVHDVHGAGMPRRQFLQNSLLLAAPLVLGGVSLPALAATYPTRTRGTTSRSVKTYGAIGDGKHDDTAAIQAAINSLPTSGGTVTIPAGTYLIDTSKKINLRSNMLLKLDPSAILKAKTCSLIRHYLVYVNGKTNVEIAGGQLVGDRDTHNYSGTSTHEWGHGIQILNSDHVTVRDLRVSKCTGDGVCVGGGATDVVIGNIISTNNRRQGLSLTECSNIKVYDSEFSYSKGTSPECGIDLEPDGTSHCTSILIQNCRLNNNAKYGMNIWKRVSGVTITSCTFERNGSLGMGTNGCSGIKFTNNIVRYNSATGVVYNTGTSSVTHSGNQSYGNYTRLSTQVRTPFTLTGWSSKIERDVLWKSASTRTIGTNNYK; encoded by the coding sequence TTGAACACCAACACGCTCGTGCACGACGTGCACGGGGCAGGAATGCCTCGTCGCCAGTTTCTCCAGAACTCGCTGCTGCTCGCAGCGCCGCTCGTCCTCGGTGGCGTTTCGCTGCCGGCGCTCGCCGCGACGTATCCGACCCGCACGCGCGGCACGACTTCGCGCAGCGTCAAGACCTACGGCGCCATCGGCGACGGCAAGCATGACGATACGGCGGCCATCCAGGCAGCGATCAATTCGCTCCCGACCTCGGGCGGCACGGTCACCATCCCGGCCGGCACCTACCTGATCGACACCAGCAAGAAGATCAACCTGCGCAGCAACATGCTGCTCAAGCTCGATCCCAGCGCGATCCTCAAGGCGAAGACCTGCTCGCTGATCCGCCACTACCTGGTCTACGTCAACGGCAAGACGAACGTGGAGATCGCCGGCGGCCAGCTGGTCGGCGACCGCGACACGCACAACTACTCGGGCACCAGCACGCACGAGTGGGGCCACGGCATCCAGATCCTCAACAGCGACCACGTCACCGTGCGCGACCTGCGCGTGTCCAAGTGCACCGGCGATGGCGTGTGCGTGGGTGGCGGCGCGACGGACGTGGTGATCGGCAACATCATCTCCACCAACAACCGCCGCCAGGGCCTGTCGCTCACCGAGTGCAGCAACATCAAGGTGTACGACTCGGAATTCAGCTACTCCAAGGGCACCTCGCCGGAGTGCGGCATCGACCTGGAACCGGACGGCACCAGCCACTGCACGTCGATCCTGATCCAGAACTGCCGCCTCAACAACAACGCCAAGTACGGCATGAACATCTGGAAGCGCGTGTCGGGCGTGACGATCACCTCGTGCACGTTCGAGCGCAACGGCAGCCTGGGCATGGGCACCAACGGGTGCTCGGGCATCAAGTTCACGAACAACATCGTGCGCTACAACTCGGCGACGGGCGTGGTCTACAACACCGGCACCTCGTCGGTCACGCACAGCGGCAACCAGTCGTACGGCAACTACACGCGACTGAGCACGCAGGTTCGCACGCCGTTCACGCTGACCGGCTGGTCCAGCAAGATCGAGCGGGACGTCCTGTGGAAGAGCGCCTCCACGCGCACGATCGGCACCAACAACTACAAGTAA